AACATGCCGTCACTTAGGAGGAATCCATGGCCCGCGTCAACGTCCTGGTTATTACCGGATACGGCACCAATTGTGAACAGGAATCCGCGTATGCGGTGAGGCAGGCCGGAGCCGACGCGGCGACCGTCGTCTTTTTCTCGGATATCGCGGCCGGGCGGGTGAACATCGCGGACTTCAACTACCTCATCTTCCCCGGTGGATTCCTGGACGGCGACGACCTGGGCGCGGCCCACGCGGCGGCGGTGCGCTGGCGGCACGCGGTCACGGCCAAGGGCGAGCCGCTGCTCCACCAGTTGCGCGCCTTCCTGGACCAAGGCGGCGTGGTCCTGGGCATCTGCAATGGTTTTCAGCTGCTGGTGAAGCTGGGCCTGCTGCCCGCCTCCACCGGTGAATATTTCGTCAAGGAAGTCTCCCTGTCCAACAACGACTCGGCCCGCTTCGAGGACCGCTGGGTCTGGCTCAAGGCCAATCCGGCCTCGCCCTGCGTCTTCACCAGGGGGTTGGACCGGCTCTACCTGCCGGTACGCCACGGCGAAGGCAAGATCATTCCCAAGTCTCAGGAAATGCTGGACGACATCGTGAAGAAAAATCTCGTGGCTCTGCAGTACTGCGACCCGGAGAGCGGCCTGCCGACCCAGGAGTACCCCTACAATCCCAACGGCTCCCCCCTGGCCATCGCCGGGCTCACCGATCCCTCGGGCCGCATCCTGGGCCTCATGCCCCACCCCGAGGCCTTCAACCATCCCACCAACCATCCCGGCTGGACCCGCGGCGAGGAAATTCGTCTGGGACTGGTCCTGCTGGAAGGCGGGGTGCGGCACCTCAAGGCCCAGTAGCCGGTCATGAAACCACGGCCGCTGCCCCCCGAGGAATCCGCCCTGGGCGGCACTTGGCGTTCGTTCATGGACCAGGCCCTGGCCGAGGCCATGATCGCGGCCCGTGAAGGCGAGACCCCGGTGGGTGCTCTGCTCCTTTCCCCGAGTGGTGAGGTTCTCGCCCGGGGACGCAACCGGAGCATCGCTCGGCACGATCCCACGGCCCATGCGGAAATCCTCTGTCTGCGCCAAGCCGGAGAGCGGCTCGGCAACTACCGGCTCACGGGTTCGATCCTGGTGGTCACGCTGGAGCCGTGCCTCATGTGCGTGGGCGCGCTCCTGCATGCCCGGGTGGCGGGCGTGGTCTTCGGCGCGGCGGACCCCAAGGCCGGGGCCCTGGTCTCCAACCTGGACGGCGCGGCCCTGCCATTCGCCAACCACGCCATGTGGGCGGTGCCCGGGGTCATGGCCCAGGAGTGCGCCGGCCTGCTCAAACATTTTTTCCAGAAGCGCCGCAAGGACTGATCCGGGGGTTGCGTCCCGGACCTCCAGCGTTTATAAGCGCTGTTTCCAGCGGAGAGGTAGCGAAGTGGCCGTAACGCGCCCGACTCGAAATCGGGTTGTCGGCTAATACCCGGCACGTGGGTTCAAATCCCACCCTCTCCGCCAGTTCTTTCATAAGGTGTTGGACTCCCTGATTGTCCTTGTAGCTAGCTGGCTTCCAGGCTTCCCACTGGTACACTTCGGTGGTACACCGGGGGCATGGAGAAGATGCCAAGATGCCAGGGAGTCCAACGCCGGAAAGAGTCCACGAACTACCGCCTTCGGGTCAAGGTGCCCACCGACCTTCTGACCCACTACCACCCCAGAAAAGAAATCACCAAGTCCCTCAAGACCAGCGACTACCGCACAGCCTGCGACAGGGCCAGGATAGAGCGGGTGAAGCTGGACCAGGAGTTTGCCGAGGTCCGGCGCAAGCTGGCCGCTCAGGCACACCCCCGCACCAGCCTGACCCCAACCGAGGTTGACCGCCTGTGCGCCCTGGTTCACCACAGCATGGTCCAGGCCGATGAGGATATGCGGGCCTCCGGCATGGCAGTCGATGACCTATGGTTCCAGCGCATGGCCGCCCACCATGAGGAAGTCGAACGGGTCTACCGCCCGGCCCTGGCCCGTGGTGACGTGTCCGTGGTGGCCTCTGCCCTGGAGGATTGGCTTCAAGGTCACGGCATCGAACTGGACCCCTCCAGCCAGGAGTACCGGACCCTGGCCTACGCCTTCCTCAAGTCCGTGATCCGTGCGGTCGAGGTCCAGGCCAAGCGCCACCGTGGCGAGGTGGTGGACACCCCACCCGCCCCCGCACCACTCCCAGGCCCTGCCCCTGTCCAGACCACGGCCGAGGGCGAGTTGACCCTCTCCCGTCTGTTCGAGAAGTGGAAGGATGAGAACGCCCAGCGGGTGGCCCCGAAGTCTCTCCAGGAGTTCACGGCCACGATCCGCCGCTTCACCGAGCTTCACGGGGACTTGCCCCTGTCCCGGATCACCAAGGCCCTTGTGCGGGACTTCAAGGACGCCTTGCTCAAGTGTCCCGCCGCCAGTCACCTCCCGATCAAGCATCGGGGCAAGTCGATCCGGGAGATGATAGCCCTGGCGGAGAAGGACCGGACCTTGTCCAGGCTGTCCACCCGCACGGTCAACGACAAGTGGCTAGGCTTCCTCTGTGCGGTCCTGTCCTGGGGCACGGCAAACGGCTACCTGGAAAACAATCCCGCCTCCAACGTGAAGGCGACCGTGTCCAAGGTACAGGACAAGGCCAGAGTGCCCTACTCCATCGAAGACGTGAACTTCATCCTCCGCTTCCCGATCTTCACCAAGGGAGAACGCCCCCGAGCCGGTGGAGGCGAGGCGGCGAAGTGGCTCCCGCTCCTGGCCCTGTTCACCGGGGCGCGGCTGGGTGAACTCGGCAAGCTCCAGGTGGAGGACGTGCGTCATGAGCGGGATGTCTGGTACCTGGACCTCATGAACACCGGCACCAAGACCCAAGGTTCGAAACGACAGGTGCCGATCCATCCCGAGCTGATCCGCCTGGGCTTCCTGGAGTACGTCGAGGCCCGCCGGAAGGCCGGGGGTGACGGTGCCTTGTTCCCTGACCGGGCCGGGAAGCCTTTGGACACCGAAGCGTGGTCAAAGTGGTGGGGGCGCTACGCTCGATCCCACGGGATTGAAGACCGGCGCAAGGTCTTCCACTCATTCAGGCACACGGTGAAGGACGGCCTCCGTGACTCCGGCGTTCCCTTCGATCTGCGAAGCGCCTTGCAAGGTCATGCCGTCCCCGGTGTAGGAGAAGGCTACGGCCAGGGGTTCGCCCTCCAGGTGCTGGCCGAGGCTATGGCGAAGCTCCAGTATCCGGGCCTGGACTTGGAACACCTATCCATAAAGCCGTAGGAGAATGCCGTGCGTCCTTTCAGAGAGTTCGACGTCGTCCGCGTTCTCGCCCCGCTCTCTTGCCAGAGCAATTATTCCGACTTGGTTGTTCAACTCCACCCTGGACAGATTGGGACGATCATTGACGTGTTGGGACAAGGGACGGCTTTTGAAGTGGACATTATGCTTCAGGCTCCAACCTTCGGCGCTGATGGAGAACCGCTGGACCCTGGTAACTGGGCAGTCGTCACCTTGACCCCGGATCAGGTCGAGCTAGTTGAACCCGCCCCCGCGTAGCAAGGGCCACCCCCCCAGACTGACCCTCATATTTAGCCCCTGCCGCACGTTTACGCCCTCGGATGGGTCAACGTCCGTCCAGGCCAGCCAGACGCGATCCTGGGGCATCCTGCAAAGCCGTGTGCCTCTCCATCCGCCGGGGCATGGGGGAATCAGGCTTGAAGGAGTCCCGTCCTTTCATGGCCTCACGGGTACGGCCCTCGATCTCGGGCAACCCGCCTCCATTGCTCCCGGCCAGCCGCAAGACCACGGCCGGAGGTGGCCGCGTCCTTTCGGAGACCGGGAACGAGGTATGGCGGGGATAGGCTGGGGTCAGTCCTTCCGATCCACCAGCAGGCAGGCCCGGCCGAGCCAGAAGGTCCGGGACCGTTCCCCTTTCATACAGCCCACAACTCCCTCCCCCCGCTCCAGGAGGTTGCCGGGAATCTCCAGGAAGAACCCCCAGCCGAAGCCCCTGCCCGAGGCGGACACGCCCTTGCCTGTGACTCCAGCCTCCAGGGCCAGGAACCAACGCGGCAGGACGGCCAGGGAGAAGCCCCAGCGGTTGAGATGGAGGGAGACTTGCCCGGCCAGGTCAAGGCCGAGCAGGGACGGAGAGCAGGCGGTGGACTCGTTCAT
The genomic region above belongs to Desulfovibrio aminophilus DSM 12254 and contains:
- the tadA gene encoding tRNA adenosine(34) deaminase TadA, with amino-acid sequence MKPRPLPPEESALGGTWRSFMDQALAEAMIAAREGETPVGALLLSPSGEVLARGRNRSIARHDPTAHAEILCLRQAGERLGNYRLTGSILVVTLEPCLMCVGALLHARVAGVVFGAADPKAGALVSNLDGAALPFANHAMWAVPGVMAQECAGLLKHFFQKRRKD
- a CDS encoding phosphoribosylformylglycinamidine synthase subunit PurQ, whose protein sequence is MARVNVLVITGYGTNCEQESAYAVRQAGADAATVVFFSDIAAGRVNIADFNYLIFPGGFLDGDDLGAAHAAAVRWRHAVTAKGEPLLHQLRAFLDQGGVVLGICNGFQLLVKLGLLPASTGEYFVKEVSLSNNDSARFEDRWVWLKANPASPCVFTRGLDRLYLPVRHGEGKIIPKSQEMLDDIVKKNLVALQYCDPESGLPTQEYPYNPNGSPLAIAGLTDPSGRILGLMPHPEAFNHPTNHPGWTRGEEIRLGLVLLEGGVRHLKAQ
- a CDS encoding site-specific integrase, which encodes MPRCQGVQRRKESTNYRLRVKVPTDLLTHYHPRKEITKSLKTSDYRTACDRARIERVKLDQEFAEVRRKLAAQAHPRTSLTPTEVDRLCALVHHSMVQADEDMRASGMAVDDLWFQRMAAHHEEVERVYRPALARGDVSVVASALEDWLQGHGIELDPSSQEYRTLAYAFLKSVIRAVEVQAKRHRGEVVDTPPAPAPLPGPAPVQTTAEGELTLSRLFEKWKDENAQRVAPKSLQEFTATIRRFTELHGDLPLSRITKALVRDFKDALLKCPAASHLPIKHRGKSIREMIALAEKDRTLSRLSTRTVNDKWLGFLCAVLSWGTANGYLENNPASNVKATVSKVQDKARVPYSIEDVNFILRFPIFTKGERPRAGGGEAAKWLPLLALFTGARLGELGKLQVEDVRHERDVWYLDLMNTGTKTQGSKRQVPIHPELIRLGFLEYVEARRKAGGDGALFPDRAGKPLDTEAWSKWWGRYARSHGIEDRRKVFHSFRHTVKDGLRDSGVPFDLRSALQGHAVPGVGEGYGQGFALQVLAEAMAKLQYPGLDLEHLSIKP